Below is a window of Candidatus Liberimonas magnetica DNA.
TCCTGCCTTTGTCAGCGGATTTTGCATCATTTACCGTATTTTTGCTTTCCAAAAATTTAGCCGGCGTTAAAACAGCAAGGCACAAAAAAACCATATATACTGCGAACAACATTCCAAGCGTAAACTTTAACAAATATGCCAGCAAAGAAGGCACCAGAAAAAGAGCAAGTGCATTAAGAAAAACAAACGGCAAAGAAATAAACAAATTTTCCCGTTTTCGTTCTACGAACGGGAAGTTGGCATTATACGAGATAACAAATATCAGGAATACCGCCGCAAGGATATCCGCTTCAGCCATCCCGGTCGAGACATACGATGACCGCAAAGCGAACAAGAGAAAAGCGCATACGATAGAAACATAAAAACCAGGTTTAAACTTCATTTTTTTATCTTTTTAGAAACCGTGATCAGTTCCTCGTCACCTAAAAAATACCAGTACTTCAGCACCAGGCTCGAGATTTTTATTGCCAGTTTCTGATAAAGCGAAATTACATCTTTTTTTGATTTTAATCCGAATATAGAAGATAATATCAGGAGCCAAAAAAGAGAATCCGCACCTCTTTTTACTGTCTTTAATATACTAAACCCCCTGTCTTCAAAAAGCCTTCGCAATGACTGTTCAGAGAAATGGTGTATATGCACGGGCACCTGCCACCAACCCCAGTGTTTTTTAAAAATTGCAGCTGTTCCTGCCCTGCTGTTAGGCACCAGCAGTATCAGGTAATCGCCTTCCTTTAAATATTTGTTCAGCCTTATTAAATAATCTTTTACGTCTGCAATATGCTCTATTACATGGGACAGGACAAAACATACAGTCTTGTTGTTTTCTCCCGTCCCGCCTTCTGCTATCCATTTTTCAAAGGTACCTTCAAAAACGTCAAACCCTTTTCTCCTGCATTCTTTTACCGCATTACTGCCTATTTCTATCCCTAAGAGGTCGTTATACCCCAAGCTCCTTAATTCTTCAAGAAAAAAGCCGTACATGCACCCTACATCGATTATTCTTGCATTCTTCGGCACTATCTTTTCAAACACTGCCAATGTTTTTCTTATCCTCCACTTTTTCTCCGAGGATATCTCAAGGTGCGCAGAGTAATTGTATGTTTCGTCATATATCCGGCTTAATTCAGCTTGATCCGGCGGGTTTGAAAGATAAATATGCGAGCAGTTTAGGCATGAAACAAGAGTATAAGGTTTTGTCGAATAAACAGATGAGACTTCTCCGAAAAATTCACTATTATTGCCTTTGCAAATAGGACATTCATTTAAATTATTGTTC
It encodes the following:
- a CDS encoding class I SAM-dependent methyltransferase, with amino-acid sequence MNNNLNECPICKGNNSEFFGEVSSVYSTKPYTLVSCLNCSHIYLSNPPDQAELSRIYDETYNYSAHLEISSEKKWRIRKTLAVFEKIVPKNARIIDVGCMYGFFLEELRSLGYNDLLGIEIGSNAVKECRRKGFDVFEGTFEKWIAEGGTGENNKTVCFVLSHVIEHIADVKDYLIRLNKYLKEGDYLILLVPNSRAGTAAIFKKHWGWWQVPVHIHHFSEQSLRRLFEDRGFSILKTVKRGADSLFWLLILSSIFGLKSKKDVISLYQKLAIKISSLVLKYWYFLGDEELITVSKKIKK